A section of the Pimelobacter simplex genome encodes:
- a CDS encoding glycoside hydrolase family 16 protein yields the protein MVSVGAAPSERRRTRFRRRRIAVATVVATLALGLLVAPAPATPSAGVPQAAAAAAHARAVPVLKRPVRAGTSVTFRGLARPRTSVRLQMRTSGRWATVAVRRSSAAGRFTITLPAPGRTRVFRAHAAGRASKSRRVRHVAVPAASAPSDACGPRPQRADGTYWSCSFHDDFNGTALDRTRWMAQDTARTGVFTGQGGCYRDNARTVAVAGGTLRLTATIHPQMFLCRSPFAPVTTRSEVATVTTSARFTQTYGRFSARLRFSDATGGHAAFWLAPEDHAYGKWPLSGEIDVAEWFGNDQTHVYPSVHYVGEGRQESTGRDCAVPTATTGFHTYTVEWSPTEMRFFYDGQFCWSHRWVPTNVRAPAPFDKPFNLVLAQIWGSGWAARRLSSPTTSTLTVDWVRAWR from the coding sequence ATGGTCAGCGTGGGAGCAGCACCGTCCGAGCGCCGGCGTACCCGGTTCCGGCGGCGGCGGATCGCCGTCGCCACCGTCGTCGCGACGCTCGCGCTGGGCCTGCTGGTGGCACCGGCGCCCGCGACCCCGTCGGCCGGCGTGCCGCAGGCCGCGGCCGCGGCGGCCCACGCGCGAGCGGTCCCCGTGCTGAAGCGCCCCGTCCGCGCCGGGACGTCCGTGACCTTCCGCGGACTCGCCCGGCCCCGGACCTCCGTCCGCCTGCAGATGCGCACGAGCGGCCGGTGGGCCACGGTCGCCGTCCGCCGGTCCTCGGCGGCCGGGCGGTTCACGATCACCCTGCCGGCCCCCGGTCGTACGCGCGTGTTCCGTGCCCACGCCGCGGGCCGGGCGAGCAAGTCACGCCGCGTCCGGCACGTCGCCGTCCCGGCCGCCTCGGCGCCCTCCGACGCCTGCGGCCCCCGCCCGCAGCGCGCCGACGGCACGTACTGGTCCTGCAGCTTCCACGACGACTTCAACGGAACCGCGCTGGACCGCACCCGCTGGATGGCCCAGGACACGGCGCGGACCGGCGTGTTCACCGGGCAGGGCGGGTGCTACCGGGACAACGCCCGCACCGTCGCCGTCGCGGGCGGGACGCTGCGCCTGACCGCGACCATCCACCCCCAGATGTTCCTGTGCCGCAGCCCCTTCGCCCCGGTCACCACCCGCTCCGAGGTCGCGACCGTCACGACCAGCGCGCGGTTCACGCAGACCTACGGGCGGTTCTCGGCCCGCCTCCGCTTCTCCGACGCCACCGGCGGCCACGCCGCGTTCTGGCTCGCTCCCGAGGACCACGCGTACGGCAAGTGGCCGCTCTCCGGGGAGATCGACGTCGCCGAGTGGTTCGGCAACGACCAGACCCACGTGTACCCGTCGGTCCACTACGTCGGCGAGGGCCGCCAGGAGAGCACCGGGCGCGACTGCGCCGTGCCCACGGCGACCACCGGCTTCCACACCTACACCGTCGAGTGGTCGCCGACCGAGATGCGGTTCTTCTACGACGGCCAGTTCTGCTGGTCCCACCGCTGGGTGCCGACCAACGTCCGCGCGCCCGCGCCGTTCGACAAGCCGTTCAACCTGGTCCTGGCGCAGATCTGGGGCTCCGGCTGGGCGGCCCGACGGCTGTCGTCACCGACCACCTCGACCCTCACCGTCGACTGGGTCCGCGCCTGGCGGTAG
- a CDS encoding MFS transporter: MSTTSAARRPAPATVSAARRWAMLAAGTGAQAATSAMVTAPSFLIPELHRPIAEGGYGMSLAEAGVVAAASMTGMMFTLVLWGLVVDRRGERFALLAGLLVTAVGGGVAAVLASPWPMAAALCFAGVGAAATNSASGRVVVGWFPPERRGIAMGIRQTGQPLGVGLAAGTVAVIAHHHGIGPALWVPTGAAVLMMGFVALVVLDPPRPAATGGVGTANPYRADSYLTRIHAASVLLVVPQFLVWTFGLTWLVDDLGWSPGVAGLVVAGTQAAGAAARIGAGWASDLVGSRMRPMRAVAFLAAATMALLGLAATGAAGSTPLTVLAVGLLVVASAVTVADNGLAFTAVAERAGPFWSGRALGLQNTAQHVAAVAVPPVAGLTIAAWGYGAAYALAAALPLLAVAVVPVAGERRIDS, encoded by the coding sequence ATGAGCACGACCTCCGCCGCGCGCCGCCCGGCGCCGGCGACGGTCTCCGCCGCCCGCCGCTGGGCGATGCTGGCGGCCGGCACCGGCGCTCAGGCCGCGACGTCCGCGATGGTCACCGCGCCGAGCTTCCTGATCCCCGAGCTGCACCGGCCGATCGCCGAGGGCGGGTACGGCATGAGCCTCGCCGAGGCCGGGGTCGTCGCCGCGGCGTCGATGACCGGGATGATGTTCACCCTGGTGCTCTGGGGCCTGGTGGTCGACCGGCGCGGGGAGCGGTTCGCGCTGCTCGCCGGGCTGCTCGTCACCGCGGTCGGCGGTGGCGTGGCCGCCGTCCTCGCCTCGCCGTGGCCGATGGCCGCCGCCCTCTGCTTCGCCGGGGTCGGCGCCGCCGCGACGAACTCCGCCTCGGGCCGGGTCGTGGTCGGCTGGTTCCCGCCCGAGCGGCGCGGCATCGCGATGGGGATCCGGCAGACGGGTCAGCCGCTCGGCGTCGGGCTCGCCGCCGGCACGGTCGCCGTCATCGCCCATCACCACGGCATCGGCCCGGCCCTGTGGGTGCCGACCGGGGCCGCCGTGCTGATGATGGGCTTCGTCGCCCTGGTCGTCCTCGACCCGCCCCGACCAGCCGCGACCGGCGGGGTCGGCACGGCCAACCCCTACCGGGCGGACAGCTATCTCACCCGGATCCATGCCGCGTCGGTGCTGCTCGTCGTCCCCCAGTTCCTGGTGTGGACCTTCGGCCTGACCTGGCTGGTCGACGACCTCGGCTGGTCGCCGGGCGTCGCCGGCCTGGTCGTCGCCGGCACCCAGGCCGCCGGTGCCGCCGCCCGGATCGGCGCCGGCTGGGCCTCCGACCTCGTCGGCAGCCGGATGCGGCCGATGCGCGCCGTCGCCTTCCTGGCCGCGGCCACCATGGCCCTGCTCGGCCTCGCCGCGACCGGCGCCGCCGGCTCGACACCGCTGACGGTGCTCGCCGTCGGGCTGCTCGTCGTCGCGTCCGCGGTCACCGTCGCCGACAACGGCCTGGCCTTCACCGCCGTCGCCGAGCGCGCCGGCCCGTTCTGGTCGGGACGCGCCCTCGGCCTGCAGAACACCGCCCAGCACGTCGCCGCCGTCGCCGTCCCGCCCGTCGCGGGACTCACCATCGCCGCCTGGGGGTACGGCGCGGCGTACGCCCTCGCGGCGGCGCTGCCGCTGCTGGCGGTCGCGGTCGTGCCCGTCGCCGGCGAGCGCCGGATCGACTCCTGA
- a CDS encoding SRPBCC family protein, protein MQLDHTFTVPVTTDRAWEALLDFERVAPCLPGATLAGMEGDVLEGAVKVKLGPVMLNYLGTATILERNAADHVMVMDGRAKDARGNGTAAARITARLEELDRDNTAVHVTTELDVTGRPAQFGRGLMQDVSNKIVGQFATRLADELTQPRGAAPAAASAAASAAASAAAAAAPAAAAPRPVAPAENPPLDLGSVLPSRPRSRRRSSARSRP, encoded by the coding sequence ATGCAGCTCGACCACACGTTCACCGTGCCGGTGACCACCGACCGAGCCTGGGAGGCCCTCCTCGACTTCGAGCGCGTGGCGCCGTGCCTGCCCGGGGCGACCCTGGCGGGGATGGAGGGCGACGTCCTCGAGGGCGCGGTGAAGGTCAAGCTCGGCCCGGTGATGCTCAACTACCTCGGCACCGCCACCATCCTCGAGCGCAACGCCGCCGACCACGTGATGGTGATGGACGGGCGCGCCAAGGACGCCCGCGGCAACGGCACCGCCGCCGCCCGGATCACCGCCCGGCTCGAGGAGCTCGACCGCGACAACACCGCCGTCCACGTCACCACCGAGCTGGACGTGACCGGCCGGCCCGCGCAGTTCGGGCGCGGGCTGATGCAGGACGTGAGCAACAAGATCGTCGGGCAGTTCGCCACCCGGCTGGCCGACGAGCTGACCCAGCCACGGGGCGCCGCTCCCGCCGCTGCCTCCGCCGCTGCCTCCGCCGCTGCCTCGGCTGCGGCCGCTGCCGCCCCGGCGGCCGCGGCGCCGCGCCCGGTCGCCCCGGCGGAGAACCCGCCGCTCGACCTCGGCTCCGTGCTCCCCAGCCGACCCCGCTCCAGGCGGCGGTCCTCGGCGCGATCGCGGCCCTGA
- a CDS encoding uracil-xanthine permease family protein produces the protein MALLSWSLHGDGKKVIPGRVVTPDERLAWPRMAGLGAQHVIAMFSATTLVPILTGFPVSTTLFFSGVGTLLFLVITRNKVPSYTGSAFAFIAPVLAAQAQGGYAAALCGLVATGVALIITGLIINQVGYQIIDRIAPPVVIGTIVTMVGLNLAPVAWSSYQDDGLLASVTLAVVVLVSVLLRGFISRLAVFIGVAAGYLLAAGLGRVDLDPVREAAWLGWPEFTTPTFSLQAILLVVPAVLLVLVVENAAHVKAVSAMCERNLDSSIGNAIVGDGVATTVSGLFGGSGQITYAENIGVMALTRIYSTAAYMIAAGIAIALSICPKFGALVGAVPLGVLGGVSTILFGMIACMGLRMYVAAEVDFRDPVNLTTAALGLVVGAANYTLTLGDYVFAGIALSGVGTIVVYHLLRFAADRSEPGQHADAPHAAPALDVPKEI, from the coding sequence ATGGCACTGCTCAGTTGGTCCCTGCACGGGGACGGCAAGAAGGTCATCCCGGGACGCGTGGTCACGCCGGACGAGCGGCTGGCCTGGCCGCGCATGGCGGGACTCGGCGCCCAGCACGTCATCGCGATGTTCAGCGCGACGACGTTGGTCCCGATCCTCACCGGCTTCCCGGTGAGCACCACCCTGTTCTTCAGCGGCGTCGGCACGCTGCTGTTCCTGGTGATCACCCGGAACAAGGTGCCGTCGTACACCGGCTCGGCGTTCGCGTTCATCGCGCCGGTGCTCGCGGCCCAGGCGCAGGGCGGCTACGCGGCCGCGCTGTGCGGCCTGGTCGCCACCGGCGTCGCCCTCATCATCACCGGCCTGATCATCAACCAGGTCGGCTACCAGATCATCGACCGGATCGCGCCACCCGTGGTGATCGGCACCATCGTCACGATGGTCGGCCTCAACCTCGCGCCGGTGGCGTGGTCCAGCTACCAGGACGACGGGCTGCTCGCCTCGGTCACGCTCGCCGTCGTCGTGCTGGTCAGCGTGCTGCTGCGCGGGTTCATCAGCCGGCTCGCCGTGTTCATCGGCGTCGCCGCGGGCTACCTGCTCGCGGCCGGGCTCGGCCGGGTCGACCTGGACCCGGTGCGCGAGGCGGCCTGGCTCGGCTGGCCGGAGTTCACCACGCCGACGTTCAGCCTGCAGGCCATCCTGCTCGTCGTACCGGCGGTGCTGCTGGTGCTCGTCGTCGAGAACGCCGCGCACGTCAAGGCGGTCAGCGCGATGTGCGAGCGCAACCTCGACTCCAGCATCGGCAACGCGATCGTCGGCGACGGCGTCGCGACCACCGTGTCCGGCCTGTTCGGCGGCTCCGGCCAGATCACCTACGCCGAGAACATCGGCGTCATGGCGCTGACCCGGATCTACTCCACCGCGGCCTACATGATCGCCGCGGGCATCGCGATCGCGCTCAGCATCTGCCCGAAGTTCGGTGCCCTCGTCGGCGCGGTCCCGCTCGGGGTCCTGGGCGGCGTCTCCACGATCCTCTTCGGCATGATCGCCTGCATGGGCCTGCGGATGTACGTCGCCGCGGAGGTCGACTTCCGCGACCCGGTCAACCTCACGACCGCCGCCCTCGGCCTCGTCGTCGGCGCCGCGAACTACACGCTCACGCTCGGCGACTACGTCTTCGCGGGCATCGCGCTCAGCGGGGTCGGCACGATCGTCGTCTACCACCTGCTGCGCTTCGCGGCCGACCGCTCCGAGCCGGGTCAGCACGCCGACGCACCCCACGCCGCCCCCGCCCTCGACGTACCCAAGGAGATCTGA
- a CDS encoding hydantoinase/oxoprolinase family protein has protein sequence MAGSFRVSVDTGGTFTDVIGVDASSGELFAVKTPSNREDPSRALLEGVAKVLEAAGKTPEEIELVIHGTTTATNAVLEHEFDGIGLLVTTGFRHLVEIARQSVPDGYGNSYFWVKPPRIVPLHLVREVPERLAYDGAVLEPLDLDAVRTAAAELVESGVNRLGVCLLHAYANDKHEREIGQMLAEEFPDLFVSLSSVVLPEYREYERAMTTLIDVMVKPYCKTYLGAAQRDLNEVTGGRPFLIMQSNGGVVSAETAGDKPVTMLLSGPAGGVLGAIEAARSAGVRDLITLDVGGTSTDVALIEDLKIRLTSETVIENYPVKVPMIDIATVGTGGGSIAWQGPGESLKVGPKSAGAYPGPISYGRGGTAPTVTDAAAILGRLPDALVGGELNLAKDAARTAFDAFGTQFGLSAEEAAAGVLEVAVIGQVAGIRQVSTLKGRDPSAYALVAFGGAGPLLANEVAEALGMRRVLVPPTPGNLSAFGLQVSDVKRDYVRTLVRDLDAGNDATVVDEIEKVWLELEAAGRGELRAEGVPTEQVSLVRGADLRYVGEGYEVSVVIDDLAGDAAVRAVEAAFHEEHNRVYGFSYAGEQQVEVVALRVQALGELHRPTLATAPKTGSGGAPEPTGSRSVYWRSTGWIECPTYDRASLGDGDAVAGPAIVEEYGSTYVVPTGWDATVDHFGNILSERKDA, from the coding sequence ATGGCAGGTTCGTTCAGGGTCTCGGTGGACACCGGTGGGACCTTCACTGACGTGATCGGGGTCGACGCCTCCTCCGGAGAGCTGTTCGCGGTCAAGACCCCGAGCAACCGCGAGGACCCGAGCCGCGCGCTCCTCGAGGGCGTGGCCAAGGTGCTCGAGGCCGCGGGCAAGACGCCCGAGGAGATCGAGCTCGTCATCCACGGCACGACGACGGCGACGAACGCCGTCCTGGAGCACGAGTTCGACGGCATCGGGCTGCTGGTCACGACCGGCTTCCGGCACCTCGTCGAGATCGCGCGCCAGTCGGTGCCGGACGGCTACGGCAACTCGTACTTCTGGGTGAAGCCGCCCCGGATCGTCCCGCTGCACCTGGTGCGTGAGGTCCCCGAGCGCCTCGCGTACGACGGTGCGGTGCTCGAGCCGCTCGACCTCGACGCCGTGCGCACCGCCGCGGCCGAGCTGGTCGAGTCCGGCGTCAACCGGCTCGGCGTGTGCCTGCTGCACGCGTACGCCAACGACAAGCACGAGCGCGAGATCGGCCAGATGCTCGCCGAGGAGTTCCCCGACCTCTTCGTCTCGCTCTCGTCGGTGGTGCTCCCCGAGTACCGCGAGTACGAGCGGGCGATGACCACCCTCATCGACGTGATGGTCAAGCCCTACTGCAAGACCTACCTCGGCGCCGCGCAGCGCGACCTCAACGAGGTCACCGGCGGCCGCCCGTTCCTCATCATGCAGTCCAACGGCGGTGTGGTCTCGGCCGAGACGGCCGGCGACAAGCCCGTCACGATGCTGCTCTCCGGCCCGGCCGGCGGCGTCCTCGGCGCGATCGAGGCGGCCCGCAGCGCCGGCGTGCGCGACCTGATCACCCTCGACGTCGGCGGTACGTCGACCGACGTGGCCCTCATCGAGGACCTCAAGATCCGGCTCACCAGCGAGACCGTCATCGAGAACTACCCGGTCAAGGTGCCGATGATCGACATCGCCACCGTCGGCACCGGCGGCGGCTCGATCGCCTGGCAGGGACCGGGCGAGTCGCTCAAGGTCGGCCCCAAGAGCGCCGGCGCCTACCCGGGCCCGATCTCGTACGGCCGTGGCGGCACCGCGCCGACCGTGACCGACGCGGCCGCCATCCTCGGCCGGCTCCCCGACGCGCTCGTCGGCGGTGAGCTCAACCTCGCCAAGGACGCCGCTCGCACCGCCTTCGACGCCTTCGGCACCCAGTTCGGCCTCAGCGCCGAGGAGGCCGCGGCCGGCGTCCTGGAGGTGGCGGTGATCGGCCAGGTGGCCGGGATCCGCCAGGTCTCCACGCTCAAGGGCCGCGACCCGAGTGCCTACGCCCTCGTCGCCTTCGGTGGCGCCGGGCCGCTGCTGGCCAACGAGGTCGCCGAGGCGCTCGGCATGCGCCGGGTGCTCGTGCCCCCGACGCCGGGCAACCTGTCCGCCTTCGGGCTCCAGGTCTCCGACGTCAAGCGCGACTACGTCCGCACCCTGGTCCGCGACCTCGACGCCGGCAACGACGCCACCGTCGTGGACGAGATCGAGAAGGTCTGGCTCGAGCTGGAGGCCGCGGGGCGCGGCGAGCTGCGCGCCGAGGGCGTGCCGACCGAGCAGGTCTCGCTCGTGCGCGGAGCCGACCTCCGCTACGTCGGTGAGGGCTACGAGGTCTCCGTCGTCATCGACGACCTCGCCGGCGACGCCGCCGTGCGGGCCGTCGAGGCGGCGTTCCACGAGGAGCACAACCGGGTCTACGGCTTCTCCTACGCCGGCGAGCAGCAGGTCGAGGTCGTGGCGCTGCGCGTCCAGGCCCTCGGCGAGCTGCACCGCCCGACGCTGGCCACCGCACCGAAGACCGGGAGCGGCGGCGCGCCCGAGCCGACGGGCAGCCGCTCCGTCTACTGGCGCTCCACCGGCTGGATCGAGTGCCCGACGTACGACCGGGCGAGCCTCGGCGACGGCGACGCGGTCGCCGGCCCCGCGATCGTCGAGGAGTACGGCTCCACCTACGTCGTCCCCACCGGCTGGGACGCCACCGTCGACCACTTCGGCAACATCCTCAGTGAAAGGAAGGACGCGTGA
- a CDS encoding hydantoinase B/oxoprolinase family protein: MNTTRKLGPIELEVITGTIRSAEVEIEAAVERAARSPMIRDQHDYRVGLYDARGRKLTGRSYGSLIEPVFEFFGDDINPGDVFFWNDPYNSAGSCGHVPDLCTTVPIFVGDRLIGFSQVFGHHDDVGGCVPGSLPVQVHDQWGEGLVVPPIKLYDRGVLNETGFRIIERNSRLSEHLRGDIDSEIGACQLGSRRLVELAERYGIETLEAGFDGIIENCARTIREELFPKIEDGVYTFEDYIECDGFTRQLFAMRVTMTKTADKITLDFSGTDPEAEGPINWAIDYCDGRFVRKWMAPVLRCLASSPERAAEIDINEGALDVIDVVFPEKGTLITPHFGRPTGLRFFILLRSLGIFAGALAKATGGQMPADHETIRIWGMHSRDEQGKLSLFREVLGGGGPGRPWADGSDVVHIVPNSRNLPAEFSEQRYPVLVEQLALRPDSGGAGKHRGGLGYDKRIRALKDCMLLSNADRTDLNPYGVNGGQAGGNYSILLQRADGTEEVLDGMVDNVPVREGDVVRLCTTGGGGWGDPLARDPETVRYDVLCGNVTLAAAEGFYGVRLVGEGPGLSVDTAGTEELRAKLTAERGDVAMFDRGEHFERIKADGGVRWPEGWSDPDDCLAGRS, translated from the coding sequence GTGAACACCACCAGGAAGCTGGGGCCGATCGAGCTCGAGGTCATCACCGGGACGATCCGCTCGGCCGAGGTCGAGATCGAGGCGGCCGTCGAGCGCGCCGCCCGCTCGCCGATGATCCGCGACCAGCACGACTACCGCGTCGGCCTGTACGACGCCCGCGGGCGCAAGCTCACCGGTCGCTCCTACGGCAGCCTGATCGAGCCCGTCTTCGAGTTCTTCGGCGACGACATCAACCCGGGCGACGTCTTCTTCTGGAACGACCCCTACAACAGCGCCGGGTCCTGCGGCCACGTGCCGGACCTGTGCACGACCGTGCCGATCTTCGTCGGCGACCGGCTGATCGGCTTCAGCCAGGTCTTCGGCCACCACGACGACGTCGGCGGCTGCGTCCCCGGCAGCCTCCCCGTGCAGGTCCACGACCAGTGGGGCGAGGGACTCGTCGTCCCGCCGATCAAGCTCTACGACCGCGGCGTGCTCAACGAGACCGGCTTCCGGATCATCGAGCGCAACTCGCGGCTCTCCGAGCACCTGCGTGGCGACATCGACTCCGAGATCGGCGCCTGCCAGCTCGGCTCGCGCCGCCTGGTCGAGCTCGCCGAGCGCTACGGCATCGAGACGCTGGAGGCGGGCTTCGACGGGATCATCGAGAACTGCGCGCGGACCATCCGCGAGGAGCTGTTCCCGAAGATCGAGGACGGTGTCTACACCTTCGAGGACTACATCGAGTGTGACGGCTTCACCCGTCAGCTCTTCGCGATGCGGGTCACGATGACCAAGACCGCCGACAAGATCACCCTCGACTTCAGCGGCACCGACCCCGAGGCCGAGGGCCCGATCAACTGGGCGATCGACTACTGCGACGGCCGCTTCGTCCGCAAGTGGATGGCGCCGGTGCTGCGCTGCCTGGCCAGCTCGCCGGAGCGCGCGGCCGAGATCGACATCAACGAGGGCGCCCTCGACGTCATCGACGTGGTCTTCCCCGAGAAGGGCACGCTCATCACGCCGCACTTCGGGCGGCCGACCGGCCTGCGGTTCTTCATCCTGCTGCGCTCGCTCGGCATCTTCGCTGGTGCGCTCGCCAAGGCGACCGGCGGCCAGATGCCGGCCGACCACGAGACGATCCGGATCTGGGGCATGCACAGTCGCGACGAGCAGGGGAAGCTCAGCCTGTTCCGCGAGGTGCTCGGCGGCGGCGGTCCCGGCCGGCCGTGGGCCGACGGCAGCGACGTCGTCCACATCGTGCCCAACTCCCGGAACCTGCCGGCCGAGTTCTCCGAGCAGCGCTACCCGGTGCTGGTCGAGCAGCTCGCGCTGCGGCCCGACTCCGGCGGCGCCGGCAAGCACCGCGGCGGCCTCGGGTACGACAAGCGGATCCGTGCGCTCAAGGACTGCATGCTCCTGTCGAACGCCGACCGCACCGACCTCAACCCCTACGGCGTCAACGGCGGCCAGGCCGGCGGCAACTACTCGATCCTGCTGCAGCGCGCCGACGGCACCGAGGAGGTGCTCGACGGCATGGTCGACAACGTCCCGGTCCGCGAGGGCGACGTCGTCCGGCTGTGCACGACCGGTGGCGGCGGCTGGGGCGACCCGCTGGCCCGCGACCCCGAGACGGTCCGGTACGACGTCCTGTGCGGCAACGTCACGCTGGCCGCGGCCGAGGGCTTCTACGGCGTCCGGCTGGTCGGCGAGGGTCCCGGGCTGAGCGTCGACACGGCCGGCACCGAGGAGCTGCGCGCCAAGCTCACCGCCGAGCGCG